The sequence TCGGCGTGCCCGGCGAGCACATCGTGGCGCTCGCGCCGATGCCCCTGCCCGGCCCGCGCGCGGTGGAGTCCGTGGCCGTGCTCGCCCGCTGCGACTCGGTCGCGCTCTTCCTGGAGCGCGTCACCGCCGTCGACCCGGACTACGCGCTCACCGCCGAGAACGCCGCCCAGGTCGCCGAGATCTGCGCCAGGCTCGACGGCATCCCCCTGGCCATCGAGCTGGTCGCCGTCCGGATGCGCACGCTCCCGATCGGCCGCATCCTCGGCCTGCTCGACGACAGGCTCTGGCTGCTGTCGGGCCTCACGGCGGGCAGGCGGCACCCGACCGTCGGCGCGACCGTCGAATGGAGCCACGAGCTGTGCACCGACGACGAGCGGTTGCTCTGGTCGCGGCTGCCGGTCTTCGTCTCGACCTTCGACGCCGCCGCGGCCGAGGGCGTCTGCGCCGACGGGGCGCTGCCCGCCGAGCGGATCCTGCCCGCCCTGCTCGGCCTGGTGGACAAGTCCATCGTGATCCCGGTCAGACGGGGCGAGGGCACGGTCTACCGGCTGCTGGACATCATCCGGGAGTACGGCGCCGCCAGGCTGCTGGAGAGCGGGGAACGCGAGTGGCTGCGCCGGCGCCACCTGCGCCACTACCTCGAACTGGCGCACCGGGGACGGGCGGCCGGCCCGGAGGCCGACCAGGTGGAGCTGTGGGGGCGGATCCGGCGCGACTGGCCCAACATCCGCGCGGCCCTCGACCTGTGCGCCGAGGACCCGGCCGAGCACGAGACGGGCCTGAACATGGCCTCGACGCTGTGGTACCTCTGGATCGCCTGCGGGATGCTCCGGGAGGGCCACCACCACCTGGAGCGGCTGCTCGCCCGCTGCCCGCCCGGGACCGAGTCGTGGTCGTGGGCGACGCTCATACTGGCCTACATCGCCATCGCCCGGGGGCATCTGGGCGAGGCGCGGCTGCTGCTGGAACGGTGCAGGCGCCGTTCCCCGTCCGGCGGCGACATGGTCCGGCTCCTGCAGCTCAAGCTGAGCGGCACGCTGGCCGTCATCGAGGGCGACCTGCGCGGCGGGGAGGCCCGGCTGCGCGCCGTGGTGGACCGGCTCGGCCCCGGCGCGCGACTCCCCGAGGTGTTCCTGCCGTCGATGGTCGAGCTGGGCCTGAGCCTGATCTGGCGCGGCGAGACCGCGGCCTCCAGGGAGGTCTTCCTGCGCTGCCGGCGGCTCTGCGAGGAGCAGGGGAACGTGTGGGCGCGCGCCTACGCCGACTACGGGCTGGGGCTGGTCGCCATGGCCGAGGGCGACGCGGAGCGGGCGGCCTCGTACGCGCGCGACTCGCTACAGGTGAAGAGGCACTTCTCCGACGCCATGGCGATCGTGCTCTGCCTGGAGCTGCTGGCCGCCGCCGCGGTGGACCGGGGCGAGCCGGCCAGGGCGGGGCGGCTGCTCAGCGCGGCCCGGACCGGCTGGCGGGACAAGGGCCTGCGGGACTACCCCCTGATGGTCGAGGACAGCGCTCGCTGCACCGAGCTGGTCAGGCGGAGCCTGTCGCGCCGGGACTTCGACCAGGCGGCCCGCGAGGGGGCCGCGCTCGGCCTGGAGGGGGCGATCGCCTACGCGCTCGGCGAGGAGGGGGCCGCCGGGGGCGCCGCCGTACGCCGCGACTCGGGCTGGGCGCCGCTCACCCGCAGGGAGCGGGAGGTCGCCGAACTGGTCGCCGAGGGGCTGACCAACC comes from Streptosporangium roseum DSM 43021 and encodes:
- a CDS encoding ATP-binding protein, with amino-acid sequence MSGRSGTGELPVEATSFVGRKEEVRQVRRLLQGSRLVTVTGGAGIGKSRVAVEAASGVRRAFSDGVRFVELAGVSDPGHLEEAVAQALDLADPSDRPDVEALADHLRDRQTLLLLDTCEHLVDACARLAQTLLESSPELRILATSRQSLGVPGEHIVALAPMPLPGPRAVESVAVLARCDSVALFLERVTAVDPDYALTAENAAQVAEICARLDGIPLAIELVAVRMRTLPIGRILGLLDDRLWLLSGLTAGRRHPTVGATVEWSHELCTDDERLLWSRLPVFVSTFDAAAAEGVCADGALPAERILPALLGLVDKSIVIPVRRGEGTVYRLLDIIREYGAARLLESGEREWLRRRHLRHYLELAHRGRAAGPEADQVELWGRIRRDWPNIRAALDLCAEDPAEHETGLNMASTLWYLWIACGMLREGHHHLERLLARCPPGTESWSWATLILAYIAIARGHLGEARLLLERCRRRSPSGGDMVRLLQLKLSGTLAVIEGDLRGGEARLRAVVDRLGPGARLPEVFLPSMVELGLSLIWRGETAASREVFLRCRRLCEEQGNVWARAYADYGLGLVAMAEGDAERAASYARDSLQVKRHFSDAMAIVLCLELLAAAAVDRGEPARAGRLLSAARTGWRDKGLRDYPLMVEDSARCTELVRRSLSRRDFDQAAREGAALGLEGAIAYALGEEGAAGGAAVRRDSGWAPLTRREREVAELVAEGLTNRQIAHRLMVVQRTVDSHVEHILAKLGFSARTQVAAWATRRRRGSSAAPENA